A portion of the Flavobacterium magnum genome contains these proteins:
- the lepA gene encoding translation elongation factor 4, producing MKHIRNFCIIAHIDHGKSTLADRLLGATQTVTAREEKAQLLDNMDLERERGITIKSHAIQMEYTYKGEQYILNLIDTPGHVDFSYEVSRSIAACEGALLIVDAAQSIQAQTISNLYLALENDLEIIPVLNKVDLPSANPEEVSDDIIDLLGCKLEDIIHASGKTGFGVENILAAIIEKIPAPKGDPAEPLQALIFDSVYNPFRGIEVIFRVKNGEIRKGQKIKFMATGNEYFADEIGTLKLNQVPKQVISTGDVGYLISGIKEAKEVKVGDTLTDAKTPTTNMIQGFEDVKPMVFAGIYPVDTEDYEELRASMEKLQLNDASLVFQAESSAALGFGFRCGFLGMLHMEIIQERLEREFDMTVITTVPNVSYNAYTKKDVDKAIIVNNPSDLPEPSKLDRVEEPYIKATIITKSDFVGNVMSLCIEKRGLITNQTYLTTERVELNFDMPLAEIVFDFYDRLKTVSKGYASFDYHPIGMRTSNLVKVDVLLNANPVDALSALIHADNAYNIGKKMTEKLKELIPRQQFDIPIQAAIGAKIIARETVKALRKDVTAKCYGGDISRKRKLLEKQKKGKKRMRQVGNVEIPQEAFMAVLKLND from the coding sequence ATGAAGCATATCAGGAATTTTTGCATTATTGCACACATTGACCACGGGAAAAGTACGCTGGCAGACAGGCTTTTAGGCGCCACCCAGACCGTGACCGCGCGTGAGGAAAAGGCACAGCTGCTCGACAATATGGATCTGGAACGCGAACGCGGGATTACGATTAAAAGCCACGCCATCCAGATGGAATATACTTACAAAGGCGAGCAGTACATCCTGAACCTGATTGATACCCCGGGACACGTAGATTTCTCTTATGAGGTTTCCCGTTCGATTGCCGCCTGCGAAGGCGCGCTTTTGATTGTTGATGCCGCACAGAGCATACAGGCCCAAACCATTTCGAATTTATACCTTGCTTTGGAAAATGACCTGGAAATCATCCCGGTGCTGAACAAGGTAGATTTACCCAGCGCCAATCCCGAGGAAGTAAGCGATGATATTATCGACCTTTTGGGTTGTAAATTAGAAGACATTATCCACGCTTCGGGTAAAACCGGTTTTGGTGTGGAAAACATACTGGCTGCGATCATCGAAAAGATCCCTGCCCCGAAAGGAGACCCGGCAGAGCCATTGCAGGCTTTGATTTTTGATTCGGTCTACAATCCATTCCGGGGCATTGAGGTTATCTTCCGTGTCAAAAACGGGGAAATCAGGAAAGGCCAGAAGATCAAGTTCATGGCAACCGGAAATGAATATTTTGCTGATGAAATCGGGACATTAAAACTGAATCAGGTACCGAAACAGGTCATTTCCACCGGAGACGTGGGTTACCTGATATCTGGTATCAAGGAAGCAAAGGAAGTGAAGGTTGGCGACACGCTCACAGATGCGAAAACACCGACCACCAATATGATTCAGGGTTTTGAAGATGTAAAACCGATGGTTTTCGCAGGAATTTATCCCGTGGACACAGAAGATTACGAAGAACTCCGCGCCTCGATGGAAAAACTCCAGCTCAATGATGCGTCATTGGTATTCCAGGCTGAAAGTTCTGCCGCGCTGGGATTCGGTTTCCGTTGTGGATTCTTAGGGATGCTCCACATGGAAATCATTCAGGAACGATTGGAGCGTGAGTTTGACATGACGGTAATCACTACGGTGCCTAACGTGTCGTACAACGCGTACACCAAAAAAGATGTTGACAAGGCCATTATCGTAAACAACCCGTCTGACTTGCCGGAACCTTCAAAACTGGATCGTGTTGAGGAGCCTTACATCAAAGCAACCATCATTACGAAGTCCGATTTCGTAGGAAACGTCATGTCGTTGTGTATCGAAAAACGCGGATTGATTACCAATCAGACGTATCTGACCACTGAGAGGGTAGAATTGAATTTCGATATGCCTCTCGCTGAAATCGTATTTGATTTTTATGATCGTTTGAAGACCGTTTCAAAAGGATATGCATCATTTGACTACCATCCGATTGGGATGCGCACGTCGAACCTCGTAAAAGTGGACGTTTTACTGAATGCGAATCCGGTAGATGCGCTTTCCGCATTGATCCATGCTGACAACGCGTACAATATCGGGAAAAAAATGACTGAGAAGTTGAAGGAGCTCATTCCGCGACAACAGTTCGATATCCCGATCCAGGCCGCCATCGGTGCAAAAATCATTGCGCGTGAAACGGTCAAAGCCTTAAGGAAAGACGTTACCGCCAAATGTTACGGAGGCGATATCTCTCGTAAACGCAAGCTTTTGGAAAAACAGAAAAAAGGTAAGAAACGCATGCGCCAGGTAGGAAATGTGGAAATTCCGCAGGAGGCGTTTATGGCGGTACTGAAATTAAACGACTAA
- a CDS encoding alpha/beta hydrolase, translating into MNRLKNIMLLGCCLLLFQAEAQKMQTLTYFRNDTLKLDLDLFLPEKASNTGFPLLLFVHGGGFSGGERQQGHSICKYLSQHGYAAATISYTLYMKGRKFSCDGVLSEKIQAFRYAVNDLWLATDFFLSNSQKYNIDVSRIFISGSSAGAETVLHAAYWNRDLMQIYGLKLPENFKYAGLVSGAGAIMDLNLITKNNLIPMMLFHGNGDSTVPYATAAHHYCPTDATGWLMLFGSYSIYNHVKELNGTVSLFTFCGGGHEYSGTLFEKDQQLILGFMDDVLAGKKFGAHNIIPTGKKNEKSAAYSFCD; encoded by the coding sequence GTGAACCGATTAAAAAATATTATGTTGCTGGGATGCTGCCTGTTATTATTTCAGGCGGAAGCCCAGAAAATGCAAACGCTGACCTATTTCCGGAATGATACGCTAAAACTAGATCTCGATTTGTTTCTACCGGAAAAAGCGTCAAATACCGGATTTCCATTATTGCTGTTCGTGCATGGAGGTGGGTTTTCGGGTGGTGAAAGGCAGCAAGGCCATTCCATCTGTAAATACCTTTCGCAACACGGTTATGCTGCGGCAACCATCAGTTACACGTTGTATATGAAGGGCAGGAAATTCAGCTGCGACGGCGTGCTGTCCGAAAAAATCCAGGCATTCCGATATGCCGTAAACGATTTGTGGCTGGCGACCGATTTCTTCCTCAGCAATAGCCAGAAATACAATATCGACGTGTCCCGGATTTTTATCTCGGGTTCAAGTGCCGGCGCAGAGACCGTATTGCATGCCGCATATTGGAATCGGGATTTGATGCAAATCTATGGTTTAAAACTACCTGAAAATTTCAAATATGCCGGGCTCGTTTCGGGCGCAGGGGCGATCATGGACCTGAACCTGATTACCAAAAACAACCTCATCCCGATGATGCTGTTTCACGGCAATGGTGATTCCACTGTTCCGTATGCGACGGCCGCTCACCATTATTGCCCCACGGATGCAACCGGCTGGCTGATGCTTTTCGGGTCGTATTCAATTTACAATCACGTTAAAGAACTGAACGGCACTGTTTCCCTCTTCACTTTCTGCGGCGGGGGGCATGAATACAGCGGAACATTATTTGAAAAAGACCAGCAGTTGATACTCGGTTTTATGGATGACGTCCTGGCGGGAAAAAAATTCGGGGCACATAACATAATCCCTACAGGAAAAAAGAATGAAAAATCAGCGGCTTACAGTTTCTGTGATTGA
- a CDS encoding c-type cytochrome: protein MKRQIILGALLMVACATAQKPEKTGKEIFENRCAKCHGKDGTKGLWGAINLKGSQITDSERLLTISNGRRLMPSWRKRLTENEIRRVAEYVKKLKS, encoded by the coding sequence ATGAAAAGACAGATCATATTGGGTGCCTTGCTCATGGTTGCTTGCGCGACAGCTCAAAAACCGGAAAAAACGGGAAAGGAAATTTTTGAAAACCGCTGTGCGAAATGCCACGGCAAAGACGGCACGAAGGGGCTTTGGGGGGCCATTAACCTAAAGGGGAGCCAGATCACGGATTCGGAACGGCTGCTGACCATCTCCAACGGCCGCCGCCTGATGCCGTCCTGGCGAAAACGGCTGACCGAAAATGAAATCAGGCGTGTAGCCGAATACGTAAAAAAACTCAAATCATGA
- a CDS encoding CDGSH iron-sulfur domain-containing protein, which yields MSKTKLTINSNGSVKVEGDFEIVDKDGNVYGLQGRTTVSICRCGLSANKPFCDGSHRNHFEHDAKAFDLPPMKS from the coding sequence ATGAGCAAAACGAAATTAACCATCAACAGTAACGGCTCGGTAAAAGTGGAGGGCGATTTTGAAATCGTCGACAAAGACGGCAATGTGTACGGCCTTCAGGGCAGGACAACGGTAAGCATTTGCCGCTGCGGCCTGTCAGCGAACAAACCGTTTTGCGACGGATCGCACCGCAACCATTTTGAGCACGATGCCAAGGCATTCGACCTGCCGCCAATGAAATCGTAA
- a CDS encoding helix-turn-helix transcriptional regulator: MQYQTFAPPVHLAPYVRFFWTLEGAVAAHTPFVHRCLADGCPELLFHYKGKLDRIDDEGKPQNCFLSGIQGQARHFRRFAAGSDFGLFGVYLYPNALPELFHFAATDVTNEMPDLTAILGPQAGSLEYQMAMAGSHSERIALITKFLGTKMTRSKSVRPEIAQTIRHIIATKGSDSVETIAEKQFLSLRQFERQFKTLSGFSPKLFTRIVRFQSAASGAQAQNRSLTQVAYDCGYYDQSHFIHEFREFSGYHPKHYFSGTSEAPILY; the protein is encoded by the coding sequence ATGCAGTACCAAACCTTCGCGCCGCCGGTTCACCTCGCCCCCTACGTCCGGTTTTTCTGGACGCTGGAAGGCGCCGTAGCAGCCCACACACCCTTTGTGCATCGTTGCCTCGCGGACGGCTGCCCCGAACTGCTGTTTCATTACAAAGGCAAACTCGACAGGATTGACGATGAGGGCAAACCTCAAAACTGCTTCCTGTCCGGCATCCAGGGACAGGCCAGGCACTTCAGGCGTTTCGCGGCCGGCTCCGATTTTGGGTTGTTTGGCGTCTACCTGTATCCCAATGCGTTGCCTGAACTGTTCCATTTTGCCGCAACCGATGTCACCAATGAGATGCCCGACCTGACAGCCATTTTAGGTCCGCAGGCCGGCAGCCTTGAGTACCAAATGGCAATGGCCGGAAGTCATTCGGAGCGGATAGCCCTCATCACGAAATTCCTCGGGACTAAAATGACCAGGTCCAAATCCGTGCGGCCTGAAATTGCGCAAACCATCCGCCACATCATCGCTACAAAAGGCAGTGATTCTGTGGAAACGATCGCCGAAAAACAATTCCTGTCGTTACGGCAGTTTGAGAGGCAGTTCAAGACGTTGTCGGGCTTCAGTCCCAAATTATTTACAAGAATCGTCCGGTTCCAGTCTGCCGCTTCGGGCGCGCAAGCGCAGAACCGCTCGCTCACGCAGGTCGCTTATGATTGCGGCTATTACGACCAGTCCCATTTCATCCATGAATTCCGGGAGTTTTCGGGTTACCATCCAAAACATTATTTTTCGGGGACATCCGAGGCGCCCATCCTGTATTAA
- a CDS encoding DUF1772 domain-containing protein, with amino-acid sequence MNLPNLSLWLALLCTALISGLYYAYSCSVNPGLATLRDGEYLGAMQAINRAILNGLFFLSFFGSLIMLSVTSVWHYNTPRFAWLLAATAVYAIGSFAVTVIGNVPLNEALDGFDVHSASAGELREMRLRFENPWSVYHRIRSVATCISLALIATAAVLVTEDSQTVN; translated from the coding sequence ATGAACTTACCCAATCTTTCACTCTGGCTGGCACTGTTGTGTACGGCGCTGATCTCAGGCCTCTATTACGCGTACTCCTGCTCCGTCAATCCCGGACTGGCCACGCTTCGGGATGGGGAATACCTGGGGGCGATGCAGGCAATCAACCGCGCCATCCTCAACGGCTTATTCTTCCTGAGCTTTTTCGGTTCGTTGATTATGCTAAGTGTGACGTCTGTATGGCACTATAATACGCCGCGTTTCGCATGGCTTTTGGCCGCAACCGCAGTATACGCGATAGGTTCATTTGCGGTAACAGTCATCGGGAATGTGCCGTTAAATGAGGCTTTGGATGGATTTGACGTGCATAGCGCTTCCGCAGGCGAGCTTCGGGAAATGAGGCTGCGCTTCGAAAATCCATGGAGTGTTTACCATCGGATCAGGAGCGTGGCAACCTGTATTTCGTTGGCATTAATCGCCACCGCAGCGGTGCTTGTCACTGAAGATAGCCAGACTGTGAACTAG
- a CDS encoding PQQ-dependent sugar dehydrogenase, giving the protein MKQLYALLLLFALNGFSQTIALQSFATGFNSPVEIVNAGDDRLFVVQQTGVIKILNANQVTNPSAFLNISSLISTGGERGLLGLAFHPNYATNGYFYVNYTNTSGSTVVARYSVNASNPNLANTVGTILLTIPQPYANHNGGTLRFGPDGYLYIGMGDGGSGGDPGNRAQNKNELLGKMLRLDVDNGTPYAIPAANPYAAADGADEIWAIGMRNPWKFSFDTVDGNLWIADVGQENVEEINKVPVGDGGYNFGWRCYEGNSAYDTSGCAAQNTMTFPFATYSSAGGSGNCSVTGGYVYRGTAYPNFVGKYFFADYCSDKIGMVSSTGSISYSSVLPGGGFTTFGVNASNELFVASQNNGVVYKVVDTSLGVNDVEKSPFSVYPNPAHGTFAVHSGTGAFPLQITVFDISGKKLLSRTIESDNENIDVSGLSSGLYLVNAQDNSGMPSVSRLVIE; this is encoded by the coding sequence ATGAAACAATTGTACGCCCTCCTTCTTCTTTTTGCGCTCAATGGCTTTTCACAAACCATCGCATTGCAGTCTTTCGCGACCGGCTTCAACAGCCCGGTCGAAATCGTAAACGCAGGCGACGACCGCCTGTTCGTTGTCCAGCAAACCGGTGTAATCAAGATCCTGAACGCAAATCAGGTCACAAACCCTTCTGCCTTCCTGAACATTTCATCGCTGATCAGCACGGGTGGCGAGCGCGGCCTGCTCGGACTCGCCTTCCATCCGAATTATGCGACGAACGGCTATTTTTACGTTAATTACACCAACACTTCGGGCTCTACTGTGGTGGCGCGCTATTCGGTAAATGCGTCGAACCCGAATCTGGCCAATACGGTCGGCACCATCCTTCTTACCATTCCACAGCCTTATGCCAACCATAACGGCGGTACGCTGCGTTTTGGCCCCGATGGCTACCTGTATATCGGTATGGGTGACGGGGGAAGCGGTGGCGATCCGGGCAACAGGGCCCAGAATAAGAACGAACTGCTGGGCAAGATGCTTCGCCTGGATGTCGATAACGGCACACCGTACGCAATCCCGGCTGCAAATCCTTACGCCGCTGCAGATGGCGCTGATGAAATATGGGCCATCGGGATGCGAAATCCGTGGAAATTTTCGTTTGACACGGTCGACGGGAATTTGTGGATTGCCGACGTAGGTCAGGAAAATGTGGAGGAAATCAACAAGGTACCTGTAGGCGACGGCGGCTACAATTTCGGATGGCGTTGCTATGAAGGCAACAGCGCATACGACACTTCCGGTTGTGCGGCGCAAAATACAATGACGTTCCCTTTTGCGACTTACTCGTCTGCCGGAGGAAGCGGAAATTGCTCAGTCACCGGCGGTTATGTGTACCGTGGCACGGCTTATCCCAACTTTGTCGGGAAGTATTTTTTCGCAGACTACTGCTCCGATAAAATCGGCATGGTCAGTAGCACCGGCTCGATTTCCTATTCATCCGTATTGCCCGGTGGCGGTTTCACGACATTTGGCGTGAATGCCTCAAACGAGCTCTTTGTTGCTTCACAAAATAACGGCGTCGTTTACAAAGTGGTAGATACATCTCTTGGCGTCAATGACGTGGAGAAGTCGCCTTTTTCGGTGTATCCGAATCCGGCTCACGGTACTTTTGCAGTCCATTCCGGAACCGGGGCGTTCCCATTACAGATTACGGTGTTTGACATCAGCGGAAAGAAACTCCTATCCCGAACCATTGAAAGTGATAACGAAAACATCGATGTCAGCGGGCTCAGTTCCGGCTTGTATCTGGTCAATGCCCAGGACAACTCCGGCATGCCATCGGTTTCGAGATTGGTTATTGAGTAA
- a CDS encoding aldo/keto reductase, which yields MNYVFLPGTTTEVSTLCLGTMTFGRQNTEAEAHAQIEMALDSGINFMDTAEMYPVPALEKNYGATEKIIGSWLKKSGKRHNMVLATKMAGANRGLPFVREDLRYTPATIRLSVEKSLNRLQTDYIDLFQLHWPERKSNMFGQLGFQISEDAWEDNTKAVLETMAILVSEGKIRHFGISNETPWGLMRFLEESKKHGLPKPVTIQNPYSLVNRTLEIGISEILFREKVGLLAYSPLGFGILTGKYGMGQYQQEARLNLFPNFTRYNSKEARDAAACYVDLANQHGISPAQLALAFIQAQPWVSSTIVGATTLGQLSENIGSVHVVLTPEIISGIERIHTKFPNPAP from the coding sequence ATGAACTACGTTTTTTTACCAGGAACCACTACTGAGGTCAGCACCCTTTGTCTTGGCACAATGACTTTCGGACGTCAGAATACGGAAGCCGAAGCGCATGCGCAAATTGAAATGGCACTCGACAGCGGGATCAACTTCATGGATACTGCCGAGATGTATCCTGTACCGGCATTGGAGAAAAATTACGGTGCGACGGAAAAAATCATAGGGTCATGGCTAAAGAAATCCGGAAAAAGGCACAATATGGTGCTGGCTACGAAAATGGCCGGAGCAAACCGCGGCCTGCCCTTTGTCCGCGAAGACTTACGGTATACACCCGCAACCATCCGGCTGTCTGTCGAAAAAAGCCTCAACAGGCTGCAAACTGATTATATCGATTTATTTCAGCTTCATTGGCCTGAAAGGAAATCCAACATGTTCGGGCAGTTGGGGTTTCAAATTTCAGAAGATGCCTGGGAAGACAACACCAAAGCAGTTCTTGAAACCATGGCAATACTGGTGTCTGAAGGCAAGATCAGGCATTTCGGGATCTCAAACGAAACACCTTGGGGACTGATGCGGTTTTTGGAAGAAAGTAAGAAACACGGTTTGCCGAAGCCAGTGACCATCCAGAATCCCTATTCACTCGTAAACCGGACGCTTGAAATTGGTATATCGGAAATACTATTCAGGGAGAAGGTGGGTTTGCTGGCCTATTCGCCGCTGGGCTTCGGGATACTGACCGGTAAATATGGCATGGGCCAATACCAACAGGAAGCGCGCCTGAACCTGTTCCCGAATTTTACCAGATACAACAGTAAGGAAGCCCGGGACGCCGCAGCCTGTTACGTGGATCTGGCAAACCAACATGGTATCAGCCCTGCGCAGCTGGCATTGGCTTTTATACAGGCGCAGCCGTGGGTGAGCAGTACGATCGTCGGGGCAACTACGTTGGGGCAGCTTAGCGAAAACATCGGATCGGTTCATGTGGTACTCACGCCTGAAATCATTTCGGGCATTGAAAGGATCCATACAAAATTTCCTAATCCCGCGCCCTGA
- a CDS encoding DUF4139 domain-containing protein → MKNIALLLLLIGGAALAQKPLFVTAKVKAATVYSNSAELVQTTSAVLPKGTSEIVVKNVADFLNESSVQIAAPSTVTVLSVQFTNNYMSEYEIDEHSTEVKKVRDSIKIAEKEIGRLTNALNSEAKTLELLDKNQQVSGTNTGLNLAELAKVVEYYKAKRTEISDNYDTLEEKIRNWNAVLARLNTKLEINTKNQEKTSNGKLILQVMNDVAGNVDFAINYLTANASWQPFYDLRANSISEPIQMMYKARVTQSTGIDWKKVKLTLSSGNPTQNNTAPLLQAWFLRYAPTYGAVYRDKEESVINSLNGQMAGVTVSAGYKTLASVSPYTTINENQLNISFDIDIPYDILSNGKAHSVALKEIGLPASYKYYSAPRVENEAFLLAEISDYSKYNLLPGDANIIFEGLYVGKTFINPNQTSDTLNLSMGRDKKISIRREKVVDKSGTKFLSSKKEQLFTYDITIRNNKKETVNLMLKDQYPLSPDKDIEVELKESDGAKVNTDTGIMTWQLNLKPNETRKIRISYKIRYPKDRVIDNL, encoded by the coding sequence ATGAAAAACATCGCTTTGCTCCTGCTTTTGATTGGCGGCGCGGCTTTGGCCCAAAAACCGCTTTTTGTGACTGCCAAAGTCAAAGCTGCTACCGTATATTCCAACTCAGCCGAATTGGTCCAGACCACTTCCGCAGTGCTCCCGAAAGGGACCAGCGAGATTGTCGTGAAAAATGTCGCGGATTTCCTGAATGAAAGTTCGGTACAGATTGCGGCGCCATCGACGGTGACGGTCCTCTCGGTGCAATTCACGAATAATTACATGAGTGAATACGAGATTGATGAGCATTCAACAGAGGTGAAAAAAGTACGTGACAGCATTAAAATCGCCGAAAAGGAAATCGGCCGACTTACCAATGCCCTGAATTCTGAAGCCAAGACGCTGGAATTGCTCGATAAAAATCAGCAGGTCTCAGGCACCAACACGGGACTGAATCTTGCAGAACTGGCCAAGGTTGTTGAATATTACAAAGCCAAACGCACCGAAATCAGCGACAATTACGACACGCTTGAAGAGAAAATCAGGAATTGGAACGCCGTTTTGGCCCGGCTGAACACAAAATTAGAAATCAATACCAAAAACCAGGAAAAAACCTCAAACGGAAAGCTGATCCTGCAAGTGATGAACGATGTGGCCGGCAACGTTGATTTTGCAATCAATTACCTGACGGCAAATGCATCATGGCAACCTTTTTACGACCTGCGTGCCAACAGCATCTCTGAACCCATACAAATGATGTACAAGGCGCGGGTGACTCAAAGTACGGGCATCGACTGGAAAAAGGTAAAACTGACGCTGTCAAGCGGCAACCCGACACAAAACAACACGGCGCCGCTATTGCAGGCTTGGTTTTTAAGGTACGCCCCGACCTATGGCGCGGTCTATCGGGACAAGGAAGAATCCGTCATCAACTCGCTGAACGGACAGATGGCAGGCGTTACTGTAAGCGCAGGCTATAAAACCCTAGCCAGCGTTTCCCCATACACTACAATCAATGAGAACCAACTCAACATTTCGTTTGACATCGACATCCCTTACGACATTCTATCCAATGGCAAAGCGCACAGCGTGGCATTGAAGGAAATCGGGCTGCCCGCGTCGTACAAATATTACAGTGCGCCGCGGGTTGAAAACGAGGCGTTCCTGCTGGCTGAAATCAGCGACTATTCGAAATACAACCTGCTTCCCGGCGATGCCAATATCATATTTGAAGGCTTGTATGTCGGTAAAACCTTTATCAACCCGAATCAGACGTCGGATACCCTGAACCTGAGTATGGGCCGCGATAAAAAAATAAGTATCAGGCGGGAAAAAGTCGTCGACAAATCTGGGACAAAATTTCTTTCTTCCAAAAAAGAGCAGCTATTTACCTACGATATTACGATTCGGAATAACAAAAAGGAAACCGTAAATCTGATGCTGAAAGACCAATATCCGCTGAGCCCGGACAAGGATATCGAAGTCGAACTCAAAGAGAGCGACGGCGCAAAAGTCAATACTGACACCGGCATAATGACCTGGCAGCTCAACCTCAAGCCGAATGAGACCCGCAAAATCCGGATCAGTTACAAAATCCGGTACCCTAAAGATCGGGTGATAGACAATTTGTAA
- a CDS encoding PAS domain-containing protein codes for MKELRTYDESIARFGASQRTVRPLLLSWDLFSMHLQKVFGNTADVRQLASMAQQHHWNFNFETVRDLSYDTVIVVTDAQVNIVFATQNVTGMTGYEPSEMIGKSPKMFQGQATSKTTTKTIRSAISNAQPFETTVVNYRKDGTPYDCAIRSYPIFDVKGRLSHFIAFENAA; via the coding sequence ATGAAAGAACTCCGTACATATGATGAAAGTATCGCCCGCTTTGGTGCAAGCCAAAGAACCGTGCGCCCGTTGTTGCTGAGTTGGGATCTTTTTTCAATGCACCTCCAGAAAGTGTTCGGGAATACCGCAGACGTCAGGCAACTCGCGAGCATGGCGCAGCAGCACCATTGGAATTTTAACTTTGAGACAGTTCGCGACCTGTCATACGACACGGTTATTGTGGTAACCGACGCCCAGGTGAATATTGTATTTGCCACTCAAAATGTCACCGGCATGACAGGGTACGAGCCTTCGGAAATGATCGGGAAAAGTCCGAAAATGTTTCAGGGCCAGGCCACTTCTAAAACAACGACGAAAACCATACGCAGTGCCATCAGCAATGCGCAGCCGTTTGAAACGACCGTTGTCAATTACCGAAAAGACGGCACCCCATATGACTGTGCCATCAGGAGTTACCCTATATTTGATGTCAAAGGCAGGCTTTCCCATTTCATCGCCTTCGAGAATGCGGCCTGA
- a CDS encoding CYTH domain-containing protein: MIEIERKFLVVSEDFKEQAFAKNHIAQGYLNSHPERTVRIRIKGEIGFLTIKGKGNESGTTRLEWETELSLMDAKPLLALCEKGVIDKTRYEVKVGRHVFEIDEFHGDNEGLLIAEIELRDENESFQHPAWLGKEVTGEAKYYNAYLSKNPFSEWKDKH, encoded by the coding sequence ATGATAGAAATTGAACGCAAATTCCTTGTCGTCTCTGAAGATTTTAAGGAACAGGCTTTTGCCAAAAACCACATCGCACAGGGCTACCTGAATTCGCATCCGGAACGGACCGTCAGGATCAGGATTAAAGGAGAAATTGGATTTTTGACCATTAAGGGAAAAGGAAATGAAAGCGGCACCACGCGGCTGGAATGGGAAACCGAATTGTCGCTAATGGACGCCAAACCGCTGTTGGCACTTTGCGAAAAAGGCGTGATTGACAAGACGCGGTATGAGGTAAAAGTCGGGAGACACGTGTTTGAAATCGATGAATTCCACGGCGACAATGAAGGACTTCTTATTGCCGAGATCGAACTGCGCGATGAAAATGAAAGTTTCCAGCATCCGGCGTGGCTCGGAAAAGAAGTCACCGGAGAGGCAAAATATTACAATGCGTACCTGAGCAAAAACCCTTTTTCGGAATGGAAAGATAAACACTAA
- the dinB gene encoding DNA polymerase IV, producing MDDFNRDRKIIHVDMDAFYASVEQMDHPELRGKPVAVGGSETRGVVSAASYEARKFGVRSALSGALAKRYCPEIIFVKPRFDRYKEISQKIRKIFLDYTDLVEPLSLDEAYLDVTQNKKGNPSATLIAREIRQRIFTETGLTASAGISINKFIAKVASDYNKPNGQKTVTPDEVIPFLEALPIGKFYGVGKVTRDKMYQLGIFTGLDLKQKPLDFLEKHFGKSGVYYYYIVRGIHNSEVKPERIAKSVATEHTFNENLTSEIFMEEKLQTIAGELERRLKRYNIAGKTVTLKIKYSDFTLQTRSKTLPYFISDKSLLFDTAKELLYQERMKNSVRLLGISLNNLNTEVKKTVVVQLRFDF from the coding sequence ATGGATGACTTCAACCGGGACCGCAAGATCATACACGTCGACATGGATGCGTTTTATGCCTCAGTCGAACAGATGGACCATCCGGAGTTGCGCGGCAAACCGGTGGCCGTGGGCGGCAGTGAAACCCGCGGGGTGGTGTCGGCGGCAAGTTATGAAGCGCGGAAATTCGGGGTTCGGAGTGCCTTGAGCGGCGCTTTGGCCAAAAGATATTGCCCTGAAATTATCTTTGTGAAACCGCGATTTGACCGCTACAAGGAAATCTCACAGAAAATACGCAAAATCTTTCTTGACTATACTGATCTGGTTGAGCCTTTGTCGCTTGATGAGGCCTATCTCGACGTGACGCAGAACAAAAAAGGCAATCCGAGCGCCACACTGATTGCCCGTGAAATCCGCCAAAGGATTTTCACCGAAACCGGGTTGACGGCCTCAGCGGGGATTTCAATCAACAAATTCATTGCTAAAGTGGCGTCAGACTACAACAAACCCAACGGACAGAAGACCGTGACGCCCGACGAGGTGATCCCGTTCCTTGAAGCGCTACCGATCGGGAAGTTCTACGGCGTAGGAAAAGTGACGCGTGATAAAATGTACCAACTTGGGATTTTTACAGGCTTGGATTTGAAACAGAAGCCGCTTGATTTCCTGGAAAAGCATTTCGGGAAATCAGGGGTCTACTACTATTACATAGTACGGGGCATCCACAACAGCGAGGTGAAGCCGGAACGCATTGCCAAATCAGTCGCCACTGAGCACACGTTTAATGAGAACCTGACGTCCGAAATTTTCATGGAAGAAAAGCTGCAAACCATTGCGGGCGAACTGGAACGCCGGCTTAAGCGCTACAATATTGCAGGGAAAACCGTCACGCTTAAGATCAAGTACAGCGATTTTACCTTGCAGACCCGCAGTAAAACGCTACCCTATTTCATTTCGGATAAATCGCTGTTGTTTGACACTGCGAAAGAGCTGCTGTATCAGGAACGCATGAAAAATTCAGTCCGCTTGCTTGGGATTTCCCTGAATAACCTGAATACGGAAGTCAAGAAGACCGTAGTGGTACAGCTGCGATTTGACTTCTGA